The following coding sequences are from one Coffea arabica cultivar ET-39 chromosome 11e, Coffea Arabica ET-39 HiFi, whole genome shotgun sequence window:
- the LOC113708544 gene encoding putative receptor protein kinase ZmPK1 gives MAVLLPILLSSLFLSMPIPSSSTTYTTLTKGSLLSTQDVLISSPDGIFTAGFLIVGENSYCFSIWFTEAQDGNYTVVWMANRNQPVNGKHSGLSLQDSGNLLLTDAGQFSVWTSNTNSNSSVQLKLQDNGNLVLSTSDGEFLWQSFEFPTNTLLPGQLFTSETILVSSRSTTNYSSGFYKLYFDSDSVLHLRYEGPEITTVYWPDPWLNIWDAGRSSFNGSKIAVLDESGYFQSSDLLQFYTSDHGIGPLRRLVLDVDGSLRVHSLDKANGSWRVTWVHNSEPCKIHGICGTNSLCIYDPEAGRKCICIPGYRMINQMDWSYGCEPDFQVSCTNESASGFIQLLHVEYYGYDIGYFPNSSLESCKSLCLNYCECKGFQYKFDLTMGYYSCFPKTILFNGYRSQNFEDPIYIRLPALNVTTLQNSDQDFSLQCKDQVTPIDRPYNKIKQDRVKSYLWCTLGVGAFEIICLLTYLFKTQWRSIARIQGYLQVATGFRKFTYAELKKASRNFSKEIGRGGSGVVYKGVLSDSRVAAIKYLKEAIQGEAEFLAEIRTIGRLNHMNLIEIWGYCAEGKHRLLVYEYMEHGSLAKNLYSDKLDWKKKYEIALGTAKGLAYLHEECLEWVLHCDVKPQNILLNSDYQPKVADFGLSKLLNRSAIDNSMFSKIRGTRGYMAPEWVFNLPITSKVDVYSYGIVVLEMITGRRSTGNHANDESIVVEPRRLVTWVKGNIKVTDERASQTKDIVDPTIKGDFDMRRMEILIDVALKCAEEDKDARPTMRQVVDMLLHQDCNE, from the coding sequence ATGGCTGTCCTACTTCCAATTCTCCTTTCTTCCTTATTCCTGTCAATGCCTATTCCATCTTCCTCCACAACCTATACTACTTTAACGAAAGGCTCATTGCTTTCTACACAGGATGTTCTAATTTCAAGCCCAGATGGGATTTTCACTGCTGGATTTCTCATTGTTGGTGAAAATTCTTATTGCTTCTCCATATGGTTCACCGAGGCACAGGATGGAAACTACACAGTTGTTTGGATGGCCAATCGAAATCAACCAGTCAATGGAAAACATTCTGGGCTCTCTCTGCAGGATTCAGGGAATCTGTTATTGACAGATGCAGGGCAATTCAGTGTTTGGACAAGTAATACAAATTCAAACTCTTCTGTCCAATTGAAACTTCAAGACAATGGCAATCTTGTTCTCAGCACTTCTGATGGTGAATTTCTTTGGCAAAGTTTTGAATTCCCAACCAATACACTTCTTCCGGGGCAGTTGTTTACTAGTGAGACAATTCTTGTATCTTCCAGAAGCACAACCAATTATTCTTCTGGTTTTTACAAGTTGTACTTTGATAGTGATAGTGTCCTACATCTTCGGTACGAGGGTCCTGAAATAACTACTGTATACTGGCCTGATCCATGGTTAAATATTTGGGATGCTGGGAGATCATCTTTTAATGGTAGTAAGATTGCTGTGTTAGATGAATCTGGCTATTTTCAGTCATCTGATCTGCTGCAATTTTATACGTCTGATCATGGCATTGGACCATTGAGAAGATTGGTTCTTGACGTTGATGGCAGCCTTCGGGTCCACAGTCTAGATAAAGCTAATGGAAGTTGGCGAGTTACATGGGTACACAATTCTGAACCGTGCAAGATCCATGGTATTTGTGGCACCAACAGTTTATGTATCTATGATCCTGAGGCTGGAAGAAAATGCATCTGTATTCCAGGATACAGGATGATAAATCAGATGGATTGGTCTTATGGATGTGAGCCTGATTTCCAAGTCTCTTGCACTAATGAAAGTGCTTCAGGTTTTATTCAACTCCTCCATGTCGAATATTATGGATATGATATTGGCTACTTTCCTAATTCCTCCTTGGAGAGTTGTAAAAGTTTATGCCTGAATTACTGTGAATGCAAAGGGTTTCAGTACAAATTTGATCTAACAATGGGCTACTATAGTTGTTTCCCAAAGACTATTTTGTTCAATGGGTATCGTTCACAGAATTTTGAGGATCCTATTTACATAAGATTGCCTGCGCTTAATGTAACCACATTGCAGAACTCTGACCAAGATTTTAGTTTACAGTGCAAAGACCAAGTCACACCAATAGACAGACCCTATAACAAGATAAAACAAGATCGAGTGAAGTCCTATCTGTGGTGTACTTTGGGAGTTGGAGCTTTTGAGATCATCTGcttactcacttacttgtttaaAACCCAATGGCGATCCATTGCAAGAATTCAAGGTTACCTTCAGGTTGCAACTGGATTCAGGAAATTCACCTATGCTGAGCTGAAGAAGGCATCAAGGAATTTCAGCAAAGAAATAGGACGCGGAGGAAGTGGTGTTGTATATAAAGGTGTGCTTTCAGATAGTAGAGTTGCTGCCATCAAATATCTCAAGGAAGCCATCCAGGGAGAAGCAGAATTTCTCGCAGAAATCCGTACAATTGGGAGGCTCAACCACATGAATTTGATAGAAATTTGGGGATACTGTGCTGAGGGGAAACATAGGCTTTTGGTGTATGAATACATGGAGCATGGTTCACTAGCGAAAAATCTTTATTCAGATAAACTTGATTGGAAAAAGAAGTATGAAATTGCTCTTGGTACAGCAAAGGGACTTGCTTACTTGCATGAAGAGTGCTTAGAATGGGTTTTGCATTGTGATGTGAAGCCCCAGAACATACTTTTGAACTCTGATTATCAGCCAAAGGTAGCAGATTTTGGGCTCTCTAAATTATTGAATAGAAGTGCCATTGACAATTCAATGTTCTCCAAGATTAGAGGAACTAGAGGATACATGGCACCTGAGTGGGTGTTTAATCTCCCCATCACCTCAAAAGTTGACGTTTATAGCTATGGAATTGTTGTGCTGGAAATGATAACAGGACGGAGATCCACTGGGAACCATGCCAATGATGAGAGCATTGTGGTGGAGCCAAGAAGGCTGGTCACTTGGGTAAAGGGAAACATTAAGGTAACTGATGAAAGAGCATCTCAGACAAAGGATATTGTAGACCCTACAATAAAGGGTGACTTTGATATGAGAAGGATGGAAATTCTGATTGACGTAGCTCTCAAGTGTGCAGAGGAGGACAAAGATGCCAGGCCTACTATGAGACAGGTAGTTGACATGCTTCTTCATCAAGACTGCAATGAGTAG